The following are from one region of the Paenibacillus sp. JZ16 genome:
- a CDS encoding cation transporter produces MKQVTLTVEGMSCNHCVNSVEGALKNAGASGKVDLASNTVAIEYDENKVSLEALKEAIEEQGYDIVS; encoded by the coding sequence ATGAAACAAGTGACATTGACAGTGGAAGGCATGTCCTGCAACCATTGCGTGAACTCGGTGGAAGGCGCACTGAAGAATGCGGGAGCTTCCGGTAAAGTCGATCTTGCATCCAATACAGTGGCTATCGAATACGACGAAAACAAGGTCAGCCTTGAAGCATTAAAAGAAGCGATTGAAGAGCAAGGCTACGATATCGTGTCCTAA
- the nfsA gene encoding oxygen-insensitive NADPH nitroreductase, producing MNDTISLLMNHRSIRKYSDRPVSEEQLRTVVAAGQMASTSSNVQAYSVIAVTSQEKKQRLAALAGNQSYIVECPVFLVWCADLYRLKKSAEAHVVDQETYEDSTENFIVATVDAALAAQNAAIAAESLGLGIVYIGGVRNSIAEFSEALELPELVYPVFGMCLGYPDQEPGLRPRLPMEAVLHRDSYNRAAVEEVKNYDRTSSEYLSLRTHGKNNTPWSALMAKRLAEPVRLHMKDFLKGKGFMGR from the coding sequence ATGAATGATACCATATCGCTTCTGATGAACCATCGATCGATTCGTAAATATTCGGATCGACCCGTGTCAGAGGAGCAGCTTAGGACCGTTGTGGCAGCAGGTCAGATGGCATCAACCTCAAGCAACGTCCAGGCATACAGCGTAATTGCCGTTACCTCTCAAGAGAAGAAGCAGCGGTTGGCCGCTTTAGCGGGAAATCAGTCGTATATTGTGGAATGCCCGGTATTTCTGGTGTGGTGCGCGGATCTGTATCGTTTGAAAAAAAGCGCAGAGGCGCACGTGGTTGATCAAGAGACGTATGAAGATTCGACCGAGAATTTCATCGTGGCGACGGTGGATGCCGCTTTGGCTGCGCAAAATGCCGCGATCGCCGCGGAATCGCTTGGTCTTGGCATCGTGTATATAGGTGGGGTCCGCAACTCCATTGCTGAGTTCTCCGAGGCTTTGGAACTGCCGGAGCTGGTCTATCCGGTATTTGGCATGTGCCTGGGTTACCCGGATCAGGAGCCGGGGCTTCGTCCTCGGCTTCCGATGGAGGCTGTTCTGCACCGCGACAGCTACAATCGTGCGGCTGTAGAAGAAGTGAAGAACTACGATCGAACCTCTTCCGAATACTTGTCCCTGCGTACCCATGGCAAAAACAACACACCGTGGTCGGCGCTTATGGCTAAACGCCTGGCAGAGCCGGTAAGGCTGCACATGAAGGACTTCCTGAAGGGGAAGGGGTTCATGGGGCGTTAG
- a CDS encoding DUF5317 domain-containing protein, with the protein MVFDGIILGLIVGLIRGGLRHGLQQFSKIRLKGGLIFPILLIVQLLIFRFQVNSDWLAAASGYVFMFIYVAGMIFLWMNRDQKGFGSILAGVFLNFLVMAVNGGRMPVSMGAASVLDPVYMDMLVDATATTKHYLMDASTRLPFLGDIIPLSPPYPRTQVISIGDIIMNFGIFLYILNLMTVGKNTANVQTLGTKSDTNERVEPQN; encoded by the coding sequence ATGGTATTTGACGGCATTATACTCGGGTTAATTGTCGGGCTGATACGTGGCGGACTCCGTCATGGACTGCAGCAATTCAGTAAGATTCGTCTGAAGGGCGGCTTAATCTTCCCCATACTCCTGATTGTGCAGCTGCTCATATTCCGCTTTCAAGTGAACTCTGATTGGTTGGCAGCCGCAAGCGGCTACGTCTTTATGTTCATCTACGTTGCCGGCATGATCTTTCTCTGGATGAACCGGGATCAGAAAGGTTTTGGCAGCATCTTGGCAGGTGTCTTTCTGAATTTCCTTGTCATGGCAGTGAACGGTGGCAGAATGCCCGTTTCCATGGGTGCAGCTTCCGTGCTGGATCCTGTTTATATGGACATGCTAGTGGATGCCACAGCTACTACCAAGCACTATCTGATGGACGCCTCTACCCGCCTGCCGTTCCTGGGAGACATTATACCATTATCCCCGCCGTACCCAAGAACACAGGTTATCAGTATCGGAGATATTATCATGAACTTCGGCATATTTCTCTACATTCTAAATCTCATGACCGTGGGGAAGAATACCGCCAACGTGCAAACATTAGGAACCAAATCCGATACCAATGAACGTGTGGAACCGCAAAATTAA